The genomic DNA TGATGCTCGGAATACAagaaacatgtatatgaaatatacagTTTCATTGATTTTGTGTTAATGTAGGAGAATAAGTAACTCGTAAAAGAATAAGAAGCTAGGAATATTTGTGTGGTGTTCTCGTATTGAAATGTTTGAATTCTGCgtgcaaaatgttttgcaaacaCGACACATTAAAAATTTCCTACGGTCTTGCGTCTCGTCTTAAATGGTGGTCATAATTATGAAACATATATATCTTTATGTTATCCATTTCGAATGAATGTCTTGATAAAGAGTTCAACTGTTGTTACTTCTTACTTTCATTCGAAATTACCTCAGCTTTTTTGACTTCAATAGAATGTCAATGAATTTTTGTTGTGCGTTGATTTTACATTTCGCTACAGTATTTGAATAAGGTCTATCATTCTTACGATAGGCATTCcattaaatagaaaatgtggaaaccctacaggtcgtccaacacgacaaaaattGCTCGGTTTGATTGGTGTTGCTCATAGACGCTAGTGGATGAGGATGTTTAAGTCCGCAACCCTCTAACCCCGGGAAGAgctgaactcaacatttgcacttATAAcacgagttttttttttcatacgaaccttcaatgatacatagtgtgcaattccatgaaaagcggcgtatggtccaaAGTTGAAATAATAGGTTttccctaaacgagaaaacaatatgcagaactaaacaaactgaaatttagccAGGGGATCTGAGGTTAAGGAGCCTGCATAACAGAGAAACTGCTAAACAATGAAATTGAAAAGCGGACACCATATTTAAGTGGTGTTAAGACAATATCAAAAGCTATAAAAGCGGAGAACTGAAACCATCCAAGCCGAAATGTTCGAGCTGTAAAAAACGAAACAGTGCCACTAACATAATATAAATGTCGTGCTGAGCAGTCTGAGAAGATCGAagtataacagctctgattgcgTGAACGGGTGAGatattttacggccgccacacgacacAAACACATGTTCAGTCCACCAATTATACTTTTtcataatcaaaatatttacctGAATTCTGTGCTCTCCCGGTCGTAAAACCTGAGGACGAAAAaggctaaatttgccaattttcaaatcgtttcagaaaattccctgcaatTGACAGCACCAACTGATATACAGTACGGTTTcttactccagtaacactgtaaaatctgaaaaaaagccCATATATATATGCCATCCTtaccgtttatattttaattctttttttctttttttcacttttcatgaggctaaggtggcaggggagcagtTTCTAATTATGGCCACGgtcgattttttaaatatttagggAAGCTTTGTtcaaagtgtattaatattaatgatttaattattgaaagtttattctaaaagaaataaatgtgtgAATGCATGAAGCTATAAATAGCAGATGCGAATATTTTGCTACACCTAGATCCATAAATTTTGTGAGTCATTATTAATGGAGGCAGATTTGAACGAATCGGGTGTTTTCTACAGCAAAATGGACCGTAAGAGTCTTTGACCTGCTTTTTCTCCTGAAACTTGGTGGTTGACAGACACTTTTCTTAGCAGGGCTTTGCAACCTATGGGTTGATTTATATGAAAACGTTGTGTAATTGTATAAAAATTTACAAACGAATGTATGGCATGTGTTGAAAGTAAGGAAAAAATGCGCtcaaattttcttgattttaaaagGGGTTAGGGGTAGGCTGTAATGTCTACTCCTTTTAAAGTTGACCACATGGattaaaattaatgctttcatTTTGAAGCCTACCTTAGTGCCATATCACAATGTAAAGCAGAGAAGTACTGCTTTCTTTGTACTGATAACTTATAAAGAAAAATAGTTGCGAGTCGTGGACTTGCTTAAAATCTAGCAAAAAAactgctcccctgccacctaatgTTAAAATGACAGCTCCACTTTAAGTTAACTTAACGAATGCGTGTATTCGTATCTGCAAATCACTACGTCATAATTTCAAAGTCAAAGCTTCTCAATTAAATTTTACTCAATAATTGCCATTCAAACTTCAactctagcaattattattatcttAAAGTACAAATATGCACTTCAATCAGTAAATTGTTTCTTATGATCCCGGCCAGTTCGACActaattgctgaaaactgtttactgcctccttataGCCACTGTCTAGGACGAAATAATAACATCTTTTCCTCAAATATCACTTTAAGCTATCATAGTCAATGGTCATTGTAAGCTAACTATATAATGTGTGATAGATTCTTTCTAGTAATCTTAACAGTTATCAAATCTTCTTTGTTACGGTCAGCTAATGTTTAGTTTATTAGACATGAAAAATGCCGAAACTATTTTAATATCTTTCTTTTAGAAACAAGCGTTGCCAAATTATTTACCACGCGctgcattttgtttcttaactacgCAAAGCTACCACGAACAGTGTAATATGGAGATTGCTGTATAAAATGCCCGcactcttttttttcaatatacttCATAATTTAATTTTAGGTTAACAAAAATGGCAAATGATTATTTGAAAGGCAAATGGAGATTGTGGTTCAGCGTGTATGATGCAAAGCATAAACACCAGCTGTCAAAAGAAGATGTAAAAGAAAAAGAGTAAGAATGTTCTCTTTTCTGTGATTATAGGCAAACTAGAAGAATaagtatattttttacaaaaacaagctGACCTCGGTTAGCACCTTTAGGAAAAGTTTTGTACTTCTGTTCTTTTTTTGCTTAGATGAAGCTAGATATTGCATACCTATTTCCATGAATCTTATTGAAGAAAAATAGGGAATTCTATGTGTGATAATGCCCGATACACAAACCATGTCgtcatataaaaaaaactttgcttcGAAGTTGCGCATGCATTGTTAGAACGTTTGATATTCCGGCAGCCATGTTAGTTTGGCAATCGTTTCGTTTCAATAAATATTACTTAGAAGAATTCAACATTCGAACCAAgaaaagagaaacaaatattaTACACACATGGAATACATTTTGGTCTTGACATATCATAAACTGGACTGTTTACGGTGAAGGTCACTTAGCTATAGCTATAGTTACGAGCATACCTCCATGTCGTAACATGTTAAAGTCGTTTCGCTTagatattatattttaactttgtgACTAATGCAGTGCATGGGATGCATGTCTACACATAGTTGTTAATATATGAATTAAGTGTTAGTAAGTGTGATATCAAAGGGAGGGACGCGCCTTTAACCAGATGCATTCTGACGTTTTATTTTGTCGTAAGTGATGTAGACCTCTAGGTTAGATGTCGAAAGTAAAACAGACATTGTGAACAAAAATGACGTATATCCTTTCTCTCAAAACTGTTATGTCACACGTATTTGTTCGGCTTTATTTTCTGCTTGTATATAATTGCCTCCCAAACATTGCACATTTCTGTACTgttataatattgttattttcagGGAGAAGTTTGCAATACTCAATCACCTTGATGCCGAACGAAAGAAGCAGGTCATAGAAACCATGAATAAATTATTGTCTGAAAATGTATTCTATGGAAAATCCGGTCCTATTTCGGAAGACGAATTTGTTGACATGCAGAACGAGGACTTCAAGGCGGACAAAGACAACTACGTCGCCAAAAGGAGAAAGTATTTTACCACTGTGTTTAACATGATAGATCTTTACGGAGAGGGTATAACAGAGGAAGAGTTTGTCAATGCATTTAGGGCAATGGGTCATGACAATGTGTCGCTGGATAAAAAGTTCTTCCAGGATTTCAAACTTGTTGATGGAAAGATTCCATTGAGTGTTTTTGTAGATGCTATGGTTCAGTTCACAACGTGCGAGGACAGCTCAAAACCTGACCTCGTAAAACATGGACTCGAATCAGGCGTTTAACTGTCATCTCCTAACGATATCATGTAGTACCAAATCAAACACTACTACTCTATAGCAATCGTGTGTTGCCAATTTAATTTTGTGTGATATATATATACTAGTGTATAatatattctgaaatatataaatataatcatGACATTTGTGTAAATGTACAATAAATCTAAGATCACGTCTAGAAATGTTGTTCTTCTTCTCGTACTTTTTAATATCCTGATATGAAATATTCTAAgattcgagagtggttcaaatatgccagaagctttcatcacaatcgaactaaaataataaactaaactaattttttaaatttttttttgcgtAAATATACTTATAATTCATATCTCTGACAGCACATAGTTTAGTTTATTAATTATACAAAAACGTCCACATTTTATATAGTATTTATGTATTTGTGTGTTGTGTGACTTGTGGCACACCAAACTGTCATGGTCcgtattttttgttcaaaaacaaaaatggagATCCATAATGATCGAATTAGTATATCAACAGTACGCGGGCGCTTGAAACACGTCGATTTGCGGCCCCGTTACCCTACCGATGTAACCTTTTGACACCGGAACGGCGACAAGGCCGCATAAATTGGTGTGCCTAACATCAAAGATTGACACAGCGACAATGGAAGGGCGTTTTATTCTCTGATGAGTCGAGATTTTGTCTCGATATGTCTGACGAGCGGAAGAAAGTGCGGAGACGTCGTGGAGAACGCTATGCAGATTGTTGCGTTCGGCAGGCCACGCGTTGGGGTT from Mercenaria mercenaria strain notata chromosome 11, MADL_Memer_1, whole genome shotgun sequence includes the following:
- the LOC123531356 gene encoding sarcoplasmic calcium-binding protein-like encodes the protein MANDYLKGKWRLWFSVYDAKHKHQLSKEDVKEKEEKFAILNHLDAERKKQVIETMNKLLSENVFYGKSGPISEDEFVDMQNEDFKADKDNYVAKRRKYFTTVFNMIDLYGEGITEEEFVNAFRAMGHDNVSLDKKFFQDFKLVDGKIPLSVFVDAMVQFTTCEDSSKPDLVKHGLESGV